In Euphorbia lathyris chromosome 10, ddEupLath1.1, whole genome shotgun sequence, a single genomic region encodes these proteins:
- the LOC136209061 gene encoding protein LEAD-SENSITIVE 1 gives MGLLSNRITKESLSPGDHIYSWRAAYIYAHHGIYIGDDKVIHFTRRGQEVATGTVLDVLLVSSGPSRSHIPCPTCTMQEAGTGVMLSCLRCFLAGGILYRFEYDVNPALFLAKARGGTCTLAVADRNDVTVHRAKYILENGFGCYNVFKNNCEDFAIYCKTGLLVVDQRTMGQSGQAASIIGGPLAAVLSTPLRLVTTNVYGMAVTAVGVYCVSRYATDIGRRKDVVKVSVEDLTRRLAIGSLRVADQQIVVATPIQATQ, from the exons atgggGCTGCTTTCTAacag GATCACCAAGGAGAGCTTGAGTCCAGGAGATCATATATATTCATGGAGAGCTGCTTATATATACGCGCATCacg GAATCTATATTGGGGATGATAAAGTAATTCATTTCACCCGACGTGGTCAAGAAGTAGCAACAGGGACAGTACTGGATGTCCTCTTGGTTAGCTCGGGACCCTCCAGGTCTCATATCCCCTGCCCCACTTGCACAATGCAGGAAGCCGGAACTGGAGTTATGCTCTCATGCCTGAGGTGCTTCCTTGCTGGTGGTATCTTATATCGTTTTGAATATGATGTTAACCCGGCTCTCTTCCTTGCAAAAGCACGCGGTGGAACTTGTACACTTGCAGTCGCAGACCGGAACGATGTAACAGTTCATCGAGCAAAATACATACTTGAAAACGGGTTCGGATGTTACAACGTGTTTAAAAACAACTGTGAAGACTTCGCTATCTATTGCAAAACCGGACTTCTTGTTGTTGATCAACGAACAATGGGACAGAGTGGACAAGCTGCATCCATTATAGGAGGCCCTCTCGCAGCTGTTTTATCTACACCGTTGCGTCTTGTCACCACTAATGTTTACGGGATGGCGGTAACAGCTGTTGGCGTGTACTGTGTCAGCCGGTATGCTACTGATATTGGCCGGAGGAAAGACGTAGTGAAGGTTTCTGTGGAGGATTTGACAAGAAGGCTGGCCATTGGGTCACTTCGGGTTGCTGATCAGCAAATTGTTGTGGCTACACCGATACAAGCGACTCAATAG